The nucleotide sequence AGACCACCATCAGGGTACTAGACTTGGTTCCCTCTCCCAGGGCCATCCACCAACCTTCCTCGTCCACGTCCATAACCTCTCCCACCAGCCCTTCCACCACCTCCTCTCCCTCCATATCCTCCACCTGTCACATTTTAGAGTTAGCCAAGTCAAGAATAGATGTTCGAGTATAATTTAAAATGAAATTCCTATTTCAACAAGGTAGGCTGTCAGCTGCAATGCTGGTGAACAAGAACCGTCAGTTGAGTGCAATGGAGTGCAAGAACCATCAGGTTAGTAACTTAAAATCGGGAATAAGTATCTTTATACGACAGCAGAATGTAGATTCAACCTTTTAACCTAAATAATTGTCTTTAAGCACTGCAACTACCCTGGTTAACCAACCTTCACTGATCAAGCAAAACAATCTACCAAATGGTTATTATCAACTGAAGTACTAATTCAACAATCTTCGAGTCGGCTAATTAAAAGTTTAGACGAGGCTAGTTGGATCAAAACTCTGCAAAAGCCCTAGGTGATTATAGGCAAATTATAGGATTTGACCAAAGGCCTAGGCAAATCACAGGCCAGAATCTAGAAGTTACCATAAAAGTAAtacaagtaatatatatatatatatgtgtgtgtgtgtgtgtgtgtgtgtgtgtgttaggatATTAAAtgcaatttttttaataattcattaagtccaGATGACAAACGAAACATCACAAGCAGTTGTCCTGCTTTAACTTTTCAATATAAATGACATAAGGAGTTGTTAACAtccattattttatattagaaatcATAACTAAAATACTACGAGTTAGATTTTAACATTGCTATCATGGACTAGTTAATCTTGGACATATTTTTCCCCTTCCTTTCTTTTCACATTTGCTAAGTATTCTTTCTCCATAGAAAGATATTACTGAGACGTTTGGGTTAGTCTTTAAATTATTTGTTGGCGATGCACCAGTCATGTCCATCTTCAGATAGACAGGAACCCGTTTCCATTTTCACATCTGGAAGATTCCATATACAGACACAGACGTGATAGACACATTTGTCCAGTGAAATCCTGATCCACTTTCTGGAAACAGATCTGGATGGATATTGCCTCACCCACCTTTACCATTAGAACTTTAAAGCTTGTAACATGATGGCTAATACAATTACAAGATTTACAAGTGCAGTAGTTGATCTTAGATACACTCAAGCACAAACGAGTAATAACTCAATAAGATTGCAATTGTTGAGTAAGCTTTAGGTGTGCACAACAAGTACTCTGTAAAGCAGAAACATTATAAGAGATGGCTAGATGAAAATACCTCGATAGTTCCAGCTACCTCTACTGCGTCCACCACCGCGGCCCCAGTTAGAGTGCCATCCACCATTATCTATCATGCAAAAAATCCATCAAATAAATTAAACACATTTTTTCTAGGTGCAAATGTGCAATGTCATATGAAACCACCTACCATGTTCGTGAGTGTATCCACCATATCCTCCTTGATTATAACCATATCTGCCTTGGTTATATCCATATCCACCTTGATTATAGCCATATCCTCCTTGGTAGTTGCCATATCCACCTTGATTGTTGTCATATTCAGCAAACCCACTGTATCCTCCTCTTCCCCaaccccttcctcttcctctgcctCTAGCTCTACCACGTCCTCGTACATATGAATCTTTAACAAGCATTGAAAAGGTAAATTAAAAAGTcaatttttcatatattacaAACCAAGACACATACCTTCATTAAGTTGACCTTGTGCTTGTTTTGGTTGAAACTGCTGTTGCTGTTGAAACTGCTGTTGCTGTTGAGACTGATGGGACTGTTGATATCTCTGCGGGCGCTTTGGCTGCTCGACATGTAAGGGAACTTGAAACCTACCAACGGAAGTAAGAAAATCAATGATGAAAAAGTAATTAGTTCAACATGTGAAACACCTTCCTAACAATGGAGTAGGTTATATTCAAAATGCAGCATGAGAAGCAACAAACAAGTACCCAGGGGAATTCTTGTTTAGCTCTCTGGTTGACAATGATATTGAAATCATTGAAACATGGCGTGTCGTCTCCAAACTGCACAAAGTATTAGATAAAAGTTAAAGATAGTCATCTAAAATCtctaaaaaatcatataaaagtTTATCAAATGTGCAACAAAAATAGAAAGAGACTTAACGGTACAAGACCCTCTTCAATAGGTTCCCACACATCAGTGATACTGACCGAACTGATTGCAGTATCTTGATATAATCCAGGAAACCTTTTCTGCACTCAAAATGTATAGGAACTGATGGCTAATATCACtttaagaaattaaaaagaaGGAAACAAAATGTTTTAAAAGCCAACCTTTATGATTTCAGCAATTGCCACAGCTTTGCTGATTGCCTGTCCCATTGCCTTTAAGACAATTTCTCTACCACGC is from Musa acuminata AAA Group cultivar baxijiao chromosome BXJ3-8, Cavendish_Baxijiao_AAA, whole genome shotgun sequence and encodes:
- the LOC103995743 gene encoding uncharacterized protein LOC103995743 isoform X1; this translates as MDRYQKVEKPRPESAINENEIRITSQGVIRNYVSYATSLLQERRGREIVLKAMGQAISKAVAIAEIIKKRFPGLYQDTAISSVSITDVWEPIEEGLVPLETTRHVSMISISLSTRELNKNSPGFQVPLHVEQPKRPQRYQQSHQSQQQQQFQQQQQFQPKQAQGQLNEDSYVRGRGRARGRGRGRGWGRGGYSGFAEYDNNQGGYGNYQGGYGYNQGGYGYNQGRYGYNQGGYGGYTHEHDNGGWHSNWGRGGGRSRGSWNYRGGGYGGRGGGGRAGGRGYGRGRGRLVDGPGRGNQV
- the LOC103995743 gene encoding uncharacterized protein LOC103995743 isoform X2 produces the protein MDRYQKVEKPRPESAINENEIRITSQGVIRNYVSYATSLLQERRGREIVLKAMGQAISKAVAIAEIIKKRFPGLYQDTAISSVSITDVWEPIEEGLVPLETTRHVSMISISLSTRELNKNSPGFQVPLHVEQPKRPQRYQQSHQSQQQQQFQQQQQFQPKQAQGQLNEDSYVRGRGRARGRGRGRGWGRGGYSGFAEYDNNQGGYGNYQGGYGYNQGGYGYNQGRYGYNQGGYGGYTHEHDNGGWHSNWGRGGGRSRGSWNYRGGR